A genomic stretch from Candidatus Flexicrinis proximus includes:
- a CDS encoding BMP family ABC transporter substrate-binding protein: protein MTRKLLVLMVAVLALMAVAPAMAQDEFVFGLVLVGPKDDRGWSQAHYEGGLHVEANIPGARMLVFESLNAADKPEATLADVVALFVEEGAKLVITTSDAFEEDTAAVAAGYPDVTFINVSGDDVLAGTAPANLGNIMAMIEWPRLIAGCAAALTSETGSIGYVGPLINGETLRVSSSAYLGAKHCWEAKGGDPAAFSYSVTWIGFWFAIPNSRDGTGRGGASGRWPERVRRAVQQHRGLHAGAGSMPGRAVL, encoded by the coding sequence ATGACCCGAAAGTTGTTGGTTCTGATGGTTGCCGTGCTGGCGCTGATGGCAGTGGCGCCTGCGATGGCACAAGACGAGTTCGTGTTCGGACTGGTCCTCGTCGGGCCGAAGGATGACCGCGGTTGGAGCCAGGCACATTACGAGGGTGGCTTGCACGTCGAGGCGAACATCCCCGGCGCGCGGATGCTGGTATTCGAAAGCCTGAATGCGGCTGATAAGCCCGAAGCCACGCTGGCCGACGTCGTCGCGCTGTTCGTCGAAGAAGGCGCGAAGCTGGTCATCACAACATCGGATGCGTTCGAGGAAGATACCGCGGCGGTGGCAGCGGGCTACCCGGACGTCACGTTCATCAACGTGTCGGGTGACGACGTGCTGGCGGGTACCGCCCCGGCGAACCTGGGCAATATCATGGCGATGATCGAATGGCCGCGGCTGATCGCAGGCTGCGCGGCAGCGCTGACTAGCGAGACCGGTTCGATTGGCTATGTTGGGCCGCTGATCAACGGCGAGACGCTGCGCGTATCGTCGTCGGCGTACCTGGGCGCCAAGCACTGCTGGGAAGCCAAAGGCGGCGATCCGGCAGCGTTCAGCTACAGCGTGACGTGGATCGGCTTCTGGTTTGCCATCCCCAACAGCCGAGATGGTACAGGTCGCGGCGGCGCGTCAGGCCGATGGCCAGAACGTGTACGCCGTGCCGTACAACAGCATCGCGGGCTGCACGCAGGCGCCGGAAGCATGCCTGGGCGTGCCGTTCTATAA
- a CDS encoding GNAT family N-acetyltransferase: MFVLTPTPVLMIRPYIEQDALALFNAIDRNRPHLREWLVWVDDTYSVRETEDFIAQSIEQWARDDGYNAGIFLDNQLIGAIGLHYVNRTNLSTEIGYWLAKNYGGRGYMTTAVRAVTHHAFLTWNLNRVEIRAAAGNLRSRAIPERLGFTQEGVLRQAHNLYGTLHDLAIYGLLRSEWQG; the protein is encoded by the coding sequence ATGTTCGTCCTCACTCCCACCCCTGTCCTGATGATCCGCCCTTACATCGAACAGGATGCTTTAGCCCTATTCAATGCCATCGATCGTAACCGTCCGCATCTTCGCGAATGGCTTGTGTGGGTTGACGATACCTACAGTGTGCGCGAAACCGAGGACTTTATCGCCCAATCAATCGAGCAGTGGGCGCGCGACGACGGCTACAATGCCGGCATCTTCCTCGATAACCAGTTGATCGGCGCGATTGGGCTGCATTACGTCAATCGCACCAACCTCTCGACCGAGATCGGTTACTGGCTGGCGAAAAACTACGGCGGCCGCGGCTACATGACCACTGCCGTCCGCGCCGTCACCCACCACGCCTTCCTGACCTGGAACCTCAACCGGGTCGAAATCCGTGCTGCTGCTGGCAATCTCCGCAGCCGCGCCATTCCGGAACGCCTCGGCTTCACGCAGGAAGGCGTCCTGCGCCAGGCTCATAATCTCTATGGCACCCTTCACGACCTCGCCATCTACGGCCTGCTGCGGAGCGAATGGCAGGGATAA
- a CDS encoding sugar phosphate isomerase/epimerase: protein MNANRPVVLSVIQYQDEILSGKLSVLDLIDRLDGLHVAGIELRREIWPNYAQEIQAAREKLQRKGLIATYATFSTLFSPDDAARKLLFHDIDTAKALGAPLLRVFPGAVLTEIVKPSLDAAREAVTYADSQGITLALENFGKTPGCRIDEIAAILEAIPSPALKTNIDIGNYTTHGENVLSAIERLGTRAVYAHLKDKAGASSDATTYLGGGVMPMEGIIRALNALPQQMIYCFEFAGEGEPELRIEKSVQFLNGIR, encoded by the coding sequence TTGAACGCGAACCGCCCGGTCGTCCTATCGGTCATCCAGTATCAAGACGAAATCCTGTCAGGCAAACTCAGCGTCCTCGATCTGATCGACAGGCTCGACGGGCTGCACGTGGCGGGAATCGAACTGCGGCGCGAGATTTGGCCGAATTACGCGCAGGAAATTCAGGCCGCCCGCGAGAAATTGCAGCGCAAAGGTCTGATCGCTACGTACGCCACATTCAGCACGCTGTTCAGCCCGGACGATGCGGCGCGAAAGCTGTTGTTTCACGATATTGACACCGCAAAGGCGCTGGGGGCACCACTGCTCAGGGTCTTTCCGGGTGCCGTGCTGACGGAGATCGTCAAGCCGAGTCTGGATGCGGCACGCGAAGCCGTAACGTATGCGGATTCGCAGGGGATTACGCTGGCGCTTGAAAATTTCGGCAAGACACCGGGGTGCAGGATTGACGAGATCGCCGCAATCCTGGAGGCAATCCCGTCACCGGCGCTCAAGACCAACATCGACATCGGGAATTACACCACTCACGGTGAGAATGTCCTCAGCGCGATCGAGCGGCTGGGGACGAGGGCGGTGTACGCACACCTCAAAGACAAGGCAGGGGCCAGTTCCGACGCAACCACCTATCTGGGGGGCGGTGTGATGCCGATGGAAGGCATTATTCGCGCGCTGAACGCCCTACCCCAGCAGATGATCTACTGCTTCGAGTTTGCCGGCGAAGGCGAACCTGAGCTGCGGATCGAGAAAAGCGTGCAATTCCTGAATGGAATCCGCTGA
- the recF gene encoding DNA replication/repair protein RecF, producing the protein MHVSYLSLTTFRNYARLETILPNGPLVLHGENAQGKTNLLESIYYLATSRSPHTSLDRQLLHWCTEDEPLPFARIAADIVHERTGTERIEVTLMLEPTPDGSPRLRKVIKVNGVEKRVGQAVGLVTVVLFLPRDLTLIEGSPSDRRRFMDTTLGQIVPEYSEALDQYERTLPQRNALLRRIAEGFAKAGELAYWDDQLVQSGARLIAGRQSFLRELEVEAQRVHYDLTGRSETLTLRYQPSFIPTAEGDGQRSFDLLGLDLHREITPEQIIPQFAAQLADEQDESIKRGVTLSGPHRDELRLLINERDAGLYGSRGQERTAVMALKLAERAWMKQRTGELPILMLDDVAAELDAKRRAYLLERVLDAGQTLMTTAELSIFPDEFQAKATVWGVAAGRLDKAPKSTPDAGE; encoded by the coding sequence ATGCACGTCTCGTATCTGTCGCTGACAACCTTCCGGAACTACGCGCGTCTGGAAACCATACTGCCGAACGGACCGCTGGTCTTGCATGGCGAGAACGCGCAGGGCAAGACGAATCTGCTCGAATCGATCTACTATCTGGCGACATCGCGTTCACCGCACACGTCGCTCGACCGCCAGCTTTTGCATTGGTGTACCGAGGATGAACCGCTGCCGTTCGCTCGAATCGCCGCCGACATCGTCCACGAACGGACGGGGACGGAACGGATCGAAGTGACGCTGATGCTGGAGCCGACGCCGGATGGCAGCCCGCGGCTGAGAAAAGTCATCAAAGTCAACGGAGTCGAAAAGCGGGTCGGGCAAGCGGTCGGACTGGTGACCGTGGTCCTGTTCCTGCCTCGCGATCTCACACTGATCGAAGGTTCCCCGTCCGACCGGCGGCGGTTCATGGATACGACGCTCGGCCAGATCGTGCCGGAGTATTCCGAGGCGCTCGACCAATACGAACGGACACTTCCGCAGCGCAACGCCCTCCTGAGGCGGATCGCGGAAGGGTTTGCCAAGGCCGGCGAACTGGCATACTGGGATGACCAACTGGTGCAGTCCGGCGCGCGGCTGATCGCCGGGCGGCAAAGCTTCTTGCGGGAACTGGAAGTCGAAGCGCAGCGGGTCCACTACGACCTGACGGGCCGGAGCGAGACGCTGACGCTGCGCTACCAGCCGAGTTTTATCCCGACGGCCGAAGGGGACGGCCAGCGGTCGTTCGACCTGCTGGGACTCGACCTGCACCGCGAGATTACGCCGGAGCAGATCATCCCGCAGTTCGCAGCACAGCTTGCCGACGAGCAGGACGAGTCGATCAAGCGCGGCGTAACGCTCAGCGGACCGCACCGCGACGAGCTGCGCCTGCTGATCAACGAACGCGACGCGGGGCTGTACGGCAGCCGCGGACAGGAGCGGACGGCGGTGATGGCGCTGAAACTGGCTGAGCGCGCATGGATGAAGCAGCGGACCGGCGAGCTGCCGATCCTGATGCTGGACGACGTGGCCGCGGAGCTGGACGCCAAGCGGCGGGCGTATCTGCTGGAGCGCGTGCTGGATGCCGGCCAAACGCTGATGACGACCGCCGAATTGAGCATTTTCCCGGACGAATTCCAAGCGAAGGCTACCGTGTGGGGCGTGGCGGCGGGTCGGCTGGATAAAGCGCCGAAAAGCACACCCGACGCTGGAGAATAA
- a CDS encoding FHA domain-containing protein — translation MNKAYGRLDIFWPEGRLETFVLRENSLLVGRDASNDLVIDYSGVDSTHIRIDRRPEGVVMTPLSPTLETFIDGVAAAAEKPVLLRGGEEIQLGSLRIVYRMVDDTATIPLMMPVEDTQRIESDSAPFRIELQLPQITVVPGSYISVELSVTNTGRDSERFSIDVAGVPAGWIRVNRPVLVVDGGDTSLVIINLRPIRHSDSRPGDYSVTVTVTPERTPQAALRALLAVRVQPFSGFGIALSNPRLANTGSFRLHLHNHGSAPVALRLTAVDRQSRLNLRLSQSFAQLGPGERVVVSGTANARDRRIFGSTVEYPFEIVAHADAPPQFTVAVPGRLVDRPPLPGWTRLAALAGVVLAVLLILYGVWGLVANRQITPTIAAFTANAAEVVRGQPISIAWDVRDATALSLSINGSAPEAVTELESGGRTFVSDDLPADVVLELVAINGEQRASSQVTLHIYTPVTIAALDVSPPLVFRNVVQTLTIMWSAEGYTGVPHLRGLDAVGQAAQIDLAADQAAIQVGPLLPMQDFTVRLVLTDERGVEVERTEDVTLTDPQCTSARPDVPLLVAPQENAAVLSVLAPGVARIVTGRTPGADFLAVRLDNGGEGWVKTADFVCPQELFRVEDLREILVIPVLQDATVTREPPPLTLVPTATPTATSTATLTATPTATMTASSTPTLTATPTRTPPPSPALTATANSG, via the coding sequence TTGAATAAAGCGTACGGGCGGCTCGACATATTCTGGCCGGAAGGACGTCTGGAGACGTTCGTTCTGCGCGAGAACAGCCTACTGGTCGGGCGTGACGCGAGCAACGATCTGGTCATCGATTACAGCGGCGTGGATTCAACACACATCCGCATTGACCGGCGTCCTGAGGGCGTCGTGATGACGCCGCTGTCGCCGACCCTGGAGACATTTATCGACGGCGTGGCGGCCGCGGCGGAAAAGCCGGTGCTGCTGCGCGGTGGCGAAGAAATCCAGCTTGGGTCGCTGCGCATTGTCTACCGGATGGTGGACGACACGGCAACGATCCCGCTGATGATGCCGGTAGAGGACACCCAGCGGATTGAAAGCGACAGCGCGCCGTTCAGGATCGAACTGCAGCTGCCGCAGATCACCGTGGTGCCGGGGTCGTATATCTCGGTCGAACTGAGCGTGACGAACACCGGGCGCGACAGCGAGCGGTTCAGTATCGACGTAGCCGGCGTACCGGCGGGCTGGATACGGGTGAATCGCCCGGTGTTGGTGGTCGACGGCGGCGATACCAGCCTGGTGATAATCAATCTGCGGCCGATCCGGCACAGCGACAGCCGGCCAGGCGATTATTCAGTCACGGTGACGGTCACACCGGAACGGACACCGCAGGCGGCGCTGCGCGCGCTGCTCGCCGTACGCGTGCAGCCGTTCAGCGGGTTCGGGATCGCGCTCAGCAATCCCCGGCTGGCGAATACGGGTTCTTTTCGGCTGCATTTGCATAACCACGGGAGCGCACCGGTTGCGCTCAGATTGACGGCCGTCGACCGGCAGAGCCGGCTGAACCTGCGGCTCTCGCAGTCATTCGCGCAGTTGGGGCCGGGAGAACGAGTCGTGGTGAGCGGGACGGCCAACGCCCGCGACCGGCGTATTTTCGGAAGCACGGTCGAGTATCCATTCGAGATTGTCGCCCACGCCGATGCGCCGCCGCAGTTTACGGTCGCTGTTCCCGGACGGCTGGTGGACCGCCCTCCCCTGCCCGGCTGGACACGGCTGGCGGCGTTGGCCGGTGTGGTGCTGGCGGTTCTGCTGATCCTTTACGGGGTGTGGGGGCTGGTGGCGAACCGGCAAATCACACCGACGATCGCGGCCTTTACGGCGAACGCGGCGGAAGTTGTGCGCGGGCAGCCGATTTCGATTGCGTGGGATGTGCGGGATGCGACAGCGCTGTCGCTGTCGATCAACGGCAGCGCGCCGGAGGCTGTCACGGAACTGGAAAGCGGCGGACGCACATTCGTATCCGACGACCTGCCGGCGGATGTGGTGCTGGAGCTGGTCGCGATTAATGGCGAACAGCGCGCGTCCTCGCAGGTAACACTGCACATTTACACACCCGTGACGATCGCCGCGCTGGATGTATCCCCGCCGCTGGTCTTCCGCAATGTTGTACAGACTTTGACGATTATGTGGTCCGCGGAGGGCTATACCGGCGTGCCGCACCTGCGCGGGCTGGATGCGGTGGGCCAGGCGGCGCAGATTGACCTGGCAGCCGACCAGGCGGCGATTCAAGTCGGACCGCTGCTGCCGATGCAGGATTTTACCGTGCGGCTGGTGCTGACCGACGAGCGCGGCGTGGAAGTCGAGCGGACGGAAGACGTGACGTTGACCGACCCGCAGTGCACGTCGGCACGACCGGATGTGCCGCTGCTGGTGGCGCCGCAGGAGAACGCAGCGGTGCTCTCGGTTCTGGCGCCCGGCGTGGCCCGGATCGTGACCGGACGAACGCCCGGCGCGGATTTCCTGGCCGTGAGGCTGGATAACGGCGGCGAAGGCTGGGTCAAGACGGCCGATTTTGTGTGCCCACAGGAATTATTCCGCGTCGAGGACCTGCGTGAAATCCTGGTCATTCCGGTGCTGCAGGACGCTACGGTGACCCGCGAACCGCCGCCGCTGACGCTGGTTCCTACAGCGACGCCGACCGCGACATCGACTGCGACGCTTACGGCCACGCCTACAGCGACCATGACGGCAAGCAGCACACCTACCCTCACGGCTACACCGACGCGGACGCCACCGCCTAGCCCTGCACTGACCGCCACAGCGAACAGCGGCTAA
- a CDS encoding LysE family transporter, which translates to MTPLIEKAAGFGLSAGTSFGPLHTLMMNVTLAQGWRYGLLIVLTPLVTDIPIIVLMLFILKALPPAAVPVLNIVGGIAVFLIAYSTLKALRRPDTGGAEVPATLSRDTLIKGMTVNFLNPGPYIYWGTITGPLFLEALNDSLGAGVLFMVAFYGVFLGLMTVFVFVFDRLRGVDPRLTRALRYASLIILSYLGTQLILQGVNGLRA; encoded by the coding sequence GTGACTCCCTTGATCGAAAAAGCTGCAGGCTTTGGCCTGTCGGCGGGGACCAGCTTCGGGCCGCTGCATACGCTGATGATGAACGTGACGCTGGCGCAAGGCTGGCGATACGGTCTGCTGATCGTACTGACGCCGCTGGTGACCGATATCCCCATCATCGTGCTGATGCTGTTCATCCTCAAGGCGCTGCCCCCGGCGGCGGTGCCGGTCCTGAATATCGTGGGCGGGATCGCGGTCTTCCTCATCGCGTATTCGACGCTGAAAGCCCTGCGGCGGCCAGATACAGGGGGTGCGGAAGTGCCGGCAACCCTCAGCCGCGATACGCTGATCAAAGGGATGACGGTGAACTTCCTGAATCCCGGCCCGTATATCTACTGGGGAACGATCACCGGGCCGCTGTTTCTTGAAGCGTTGAACGACTCGCTCGGCGCAGGTGTGTTGTTCATGGTGGCATTTTATGGGGTATTCCTGGGGTTGATGACGGTATTCGTGTTCGTCTTTGACCGGCTGCGCGGGGTTGACCCCCGGCTGACGCGCGCCTTACGCTATGCGTCGCTGATTATTCTGTCGTATCTTGGCACACAGCTAATCCTGCAGGGAGTCAACGGACTGCGGGCCTAA
- a CDS encoding WYL domain-containing protein, whose translation MRADRLISLLLNLHAKGRMTAAVLAKHLEVSERTIYRDLDALSAAGVPVYTQPGQNGGIFLDEGYRVALTGLSLAEVRALFVSSEAGPLNDLGLSKAVEGTLLKMMAALPQPQRREAERVRQRLHIDPKNWFQITEISPLLPQLQRAVWDDHVIEVDYQPIGGRYGRRELEAYALVAKANLWYLVARKSGGEMRNYRVSRFQNLALSEKRFERAESFDLAAYWEAACARYEAAANIFNPPYLAILRVHRDALWYFPAYMNGRHEILVDDETGSSTTLRAAFDSLFDARMRVLGLGTGVQVVEPDELRQAVQELARSIVDPVTG comes from the coding sequence ATGCGCGCCGACCGTCTAATCTCGCTGCTACTCAACCTGCACGCCAAAGGCAGGATGACTGCTGCAGTTCTCGCGAAGCATCTGGAAGTCTCCGAGCGAACGATATACCGCGATCTCGACGCGTTGAGCGCCGCAGGGGTTCCAGTTTATACACAGCCGGGACAGAACGGTGGCATCTTCCTCGATGAGGGCTACCGCGTCGCACTGACCGGGCTTTCACTTGCTGAAGTGCGCGCGCTGTTCGTTTCTAGTGAGGCTGGACCCTTGAACGATCTGGGGCTGTCGAAGGCCGTAGAGGGAACGCTGCTCAAGATGATGGCCGCGCTGCCACAACCTCAGCGGCGCGAGGCGGAACGCGTACGGCAGAGACTTCACATCGACCCTAAGAATTGGTTTCAGATCACCGAGATTTCACCACTGCTGCCGCAATTGCAGCGGGCGGTTTGGGACGATCATGTGATCGAGGTCGACTATCAGCCGATTGGTGGGCGCTACGGCAGGCGCGAACTTGAGGCATATGCGTTAGTGGCCAAGGCGAACCTGTGGTACCTCGTAGCGAGAAAATCCGGCGGCGAGATGCGAAACTACCGTGTCTCTCGATTCCAGAACCTTGCACTATCAGAGAAGCGCTTTGAGAGGGCCGAGTCGTTTGACCTCGCGGCCTACTGGGAAGCGGCCTGTGCTCGGTACGAGGCGGCAGCGAATATCTTCAACCCTCCCTATCTCGCCATTCTGCGAGTACACCGCGACGCACTCTGGTACTTCCCCGCCTATATGAACGGCCGCCATGAAATTCTCGTGGACGACGAAACTGGAAGTTCGACGACACTGCGGGCAGCCTTCGACTCGCTTTTCGACGCGCGGATGCGGGTTCTGGGGCTTGGAACAGGGGTACAGGTGGTCGAGCCGGATGAGCTTCGACAAGCGGTGCAGGAGCTGGCGCGCAGTATTGTCGACCCGGTCACCGGTTAA
- a CDS encoding GyrI-like domain-containing protein, which translates to METVDLKQFDKTLYTASATSVQCIDVPPRPYLMVDGGGDPNTSVAYKERVAALFTLAYGLRAAIKSAASTAYTVMPLEGLWWVRAGESFSYADKSNWEWTLLIRQPDAVNDALLSEVKSAALRKKGLPALHDVRLEIFREGLALQILHIGPFSTEPATVALLDAYGS; encoded by the coding sequence ATGGAAACGGTTGACCTCAAGCAGTTCGACAAGACTCTCTACACCGCCAGCGCGACATCTGTCCAGTGTATCGATGTTCCGCCGCGCCCCTATCTGATGGTTGATGGCGGCGGCGATCCCAATACGTCCGTGGCGTATAAAGAGCGTGTCGCAGCGCTGTTCACGCTCGCTTACGGCCTGCGCGCGGCGATCAAATCCGCCGCCTCCACCGCGTACACCGTCATGCCTCTCGAAGGCTTGTGGTGGGTGCGAGCGGGCGAATCATTCAGCTATGCCGACAAATCCAACTGGGAATGGACACTGCTCATCCGCCAGCCCGACGCCGTGAACGATGCCTTACTCTCGGAAGTGAAATCCGCGGCCTTGCGCAAGAAAGGACTTCCCGCACTGCATGATGTCCGGCTGGAAATCTTCCGTGAAGGGTTGGCGCTGCAAATTCTGCATATCGGACCGTTTTCGACGGAACCGGCCACAGTGGCCCTGCTGGACGCGTATGGCAGCTAA
- a CDS encoding carbohydrate ABC transporter permease has protein sequence MIFPFLWLISSSLKSQLEIFNYPPTWIPNPPIFQNYVDAMTFRPFPLYLRNSLAIAILNVIAVVTSSSLCAYGFARIRFWGREFWFGIVIATLLLPNIVTLVPQFIIFTRLGWVNSILPLTIPIFFGGGAFNIFLLRQFFRTIPEELADAARIDGCSEFGIYWRIMMPLSKPALITVSIFTFLAAWNDLIGPLVYLRTPETYTVAIGLAQFRGAMTTRWDLQMAAAAIMVLPVIVLFFFAQRYFIKGIVMTGLKG, from the coding sequence ATGATCTTCCCGTTTCTGTGGCTGATCAGCAGTTCGCTGAAGTCCCAGCTGGAAATCTTCAACTATCCGCCAACGTGGATCCCCAATCCGCCGATATTCCAGAACTACGTCGATGCGATGACCTTCCGGCCGTTCCCGCTGTATCTGAGGAACAGCCTGGCGATCGCCATACTCAACGTGATTGCCGTGGTTACATCGTCGTCGCTGTGCGCCTATGGATTTGCGCGGATACGTTTCTGGGGGCGCGAGTTCTGGTTCGGGATCGTGATTGCCACACTTCTGCTGCCCAATATCGTAACGCTGGTGCCGCAGTTCATCATCTTCACACGTCTTGGCTGGGTCAACAGCATATTGCCGCTGACCATTCCGATCTTCTTTGGCGGCGGGGCGTTCAACATCTTCCTGCTCAGGCAGTTCTTCCGTACCATACCGGAAGAACTGGCAGACGCGGCGCGGATCGACGGGTGCAGCGAATTCGGAATCTACTGGCGCATTATGATGCCACTTTCGAAGCCGGCGCTGATCACGGTCTCGATTTTCACGTTCCTCGCTGCATGGAACGATCTGATTGGCCCGCTGGTCTATCTGCGGACGCCGGAGACCTATACCGTCGCGATCGGTCTGGCGCAGTTCCGAGGCGCGATGACGACCCGCTGGGATCTACAGATGGCCGCAGCCGCGATCATGGTGCTGCCGGTTATCGTCCTGTTCTTCTTTGCCCAACGCTATTTCATCAAGGGTATCGTGATGACCGGGCTGAAGGGCTAG
- a CDS encoding sugar ABC transporter permease: MTTSPNLDPLAATPVAIAPKQPRSLAFRRNVTGWLFISPFVLGFIFWFLIPAAIALYLSVHRWNLISEPQFIGLDNYAQLFKDPLLPQAMKATVLYTVISVPIGLLLSFGLAMLLNNQLPGIGIFRTIFYLPTIIPAVASAALWAWMFNTEFGLINVIIRAFGGPKIPWLQSPGWALPAIIIISLWSVGGSMIIFLAGLQGIPDIYYEAADIDGAGRWTKLRHITLPLMSPVFFFNLVIGFISSFQVFIAGYLITDGGPVNATLFLVLYIYRTAFRSLNMGYAAVMSWLLFFILMGLSFLVFRYIGNRVYYETPGEG; encoded by the coding sequence ATGACGACGAGTCCTAACCTCGATCCGCTTGCGGCAACTCCTGTCGCAATTGCACCAAAGCAACCCCGTTCCCTGGCGTTTCGACGGAACGTTACAGGATGGCTGTTCATTTCGCCGTTCGTTCTCGGCTTCATCTTCTGGTTCCTGATACCGGCGGCGATCGCGCTGTATCTCTCGGTTCACCGGTGGAACCTAATCAGCGAGCCTCAGTTCATCGGCCTTGACAACTACGCGCAGCTATTCAAGGATCCGCTGCTGCCGCAGGCGATGAAGGCGACGGTGCTGTATACCGTCATCTCAGTCCCGATCGGGCTGCTGCTGAGCTTCGGGCTGGCGATGCTGCTCAATAATCAACTGCCCGGCATTGGCATTTTCCGGACGATCTTCTATCTGCCAACCATCATCCCCGCGGTGGCAAGCGCAGCGCTGTGGGCGTGGATGTTCAACACCGAATTCGGTTTGATTAACGTGATCATCCGAGCGTTTGGCGGCCCCAAAATCCCCTGGCTCCAGTCGCCGGGATGGGCGCTGCCGGCCATCATCATCATCAGCCTATGGAGCGTGGGCGGCTCGATGATCATATTTCTGGCGGGCTTGCAGGGAATCCCCGACATATACTATGAAGCGGCCGATATTGACGGCGCCGGACGGTGGACGAAACTGCGGCATATCACGCTGCCGCTGATGTCGCCTGTCTTCTTTTTCAACCTGGTAATCGGCTTCATTAGTTCGTTTCAGGTGTTCATCGCGGGCTACCTGATCACCGACGGCGGCCCGGTCAATGCAACATTGTTCCTTGTGCTTTATATATACCGTACGGCATTTCGCAGCCTGAATATGGGTTACGCCGCGGTCATGTCGTGGCTGCTGTTCTTCATCCTGATGGGGCTGTCGTTCCTGGTATTCCGCTATATTGGCAACCGGGTCTATTACGAGACACCGGGTGAGGGATAA
- a CDS encoding extracellular solute-binding protein, whose translation MSKNTMSRRDFLKLGGVSGAAFAATMTRLDGALHAAAFLRQDVTTISFAGWGGTAEQDGVAAAIAVFQQENPGIAVEWRHTPDTDFTTVFLSNIAAGTPPDTSFIGSGDFETFRKEGILLDITDQILADPLLGQPDYFLPQEAQRCADANGRWHGIGSTWVAPHLYYNATLLEAAGITPPGFKDDEIWDWDTFVANAKLLTLDANGKHPDDEGFDPNNIVQWGASYPIVPNPTFLIAAVYSNGGKFITDEGLSGLDSAEAMQALQNLSDLVHVHHVAPPSSAMASLGMDNTQMLNTNRLALAVDGSWALSWINPTTLSVPMGVGALPKMATTATYLQAHFHAAMAGSAHPEEAWQWIRFLATPFYTEQFMKIGLWLPSQTAQTTEEGMAAWLTEGIHPANYREFVSEYLPKYGVAARIPAGFTEASSNFLTPAFQAIADGSAVADVLPEAVRLANEIIAAASA comes from the coding sequence ATGTCGAAAAACACAATGTCACGCCGCGATTTCTTGAAATTAGGGGGAGTATCGGGGGCCGCTTTTGCAGCCACCATGACGCGTCTGGATGGCGCGCTGCATGCAGCGGCGTTCCTGCGTCAAGATGTGACTACTATTTCGTTTGCGGGTTGGGGCGGCACAGCCGAGCAGGATGGCGTTGCGGCAGCGATCGCGGTGTTCCAGCAGGAAAATCCGGGCATCGCCGTTGAGTGGCGCCACACCCCCGATACCGATTTCACGACAGTATTCCTTTCGAACATCGCCGCCGGCACACCCCCGGACACCAGCTTTATCGGATCGGGCGACTTTGAGACCTTCCGTAAGGAAGGGATCCTGCTCGATATCACCGACCAGATTCTGGCTGACCCGCTGCTGGGCCAACCGGATTACTTCCTGCCGCAGGAAGCCCAGCGCTGCGCGGACGCGAACGGCCGCTGGCACGGCATCGGCTCGACCTGGGTTGCGCCACACCTGTACTACAACGCCACGCTGCTGGAAGCGGCAGGGATCACCCCTCCGGGCTTCAAAGACGACGAGATCTGGGATTGGGATACCTTCGTCGCCAACGCGAAACTGCTGACATTGGATGCCAACGGGAAACATCCGGATGATGAAGGGTTCGACCCGAACAATATCGTGCAGTGGGGCGCGAGCTACCCGATCGTCCCGAACCCGACGTTCCTGATCGCGGCGGTCTATTCGAACGGCGGCAAGTTCATCACCGACGAGGGTCTGAGCGGGCTGGACAGCGCAGAGGCGATGCAAGCCCTGCAGAACCTGTCCGATCTGGTCCATGTCCATCATGTCGCGCCGCCGAGCAGCGCGATGGCCAGCCTCGGTATGGATAACACACAGATGCTGAACACCAACCGGCTGGCGCTGGCGGTTGATGGGTCGTGGGCGCTCTCGTGGATCAATCCGACCACCCTCAGCGTTCCGATGGGTGTCGGCGCGCTGCCGAAGATGGCGACAACCGCCACCTACCTGCAGGCGCACTTCCATGCGGCGATGGCGGGTTCCGCGCATCCCGAAGAAGCCTGGCAGTGGATCCGCTTCCTGGCGACTCCGTTCTACACCGAGCAATTCATGAAGATCGGTCTGTGGCTGCCGAGCCAGACAGCCCAGACGACTGAAGAAGGCATGGCGGCATGGTTGACGGAAGGTATTCATCCGGCGAATTACCGTGAATTCGTGTCCGAATATCTGCCCAAGTACGGCGTAGCAGCCCGTATCCCGGCGGGCTTCACCGAAGCCAGCAGCAATTTCCTGACCCCGGCGTTCCAGGCGATTGCCGATGGGTCGGCTGTGGCGGACGTTCTGCCCGAGGCAGTCCGGTTGGCGAACGAGATCATCGCAGCCGCGAGCGCATAA